The Candidatus Neomarinimicrobiota bacterium genome includes the window GCAGCGCGGACACGCGCAGATAGCTTATTACAGTCTACTCATGCTGGGACTGTTCTTCCTGGTCATGGTAGTCCGGTCGTGGCGGGACGCGGATCGTAGTACTGGCCAGAAGTGGCGCTTTATCATCCTGTTCGCGCTGGCAATGGTGGTCGGCTTCGGTCTGGCCGCCGCCCTCTTTTTGCCTATTATGAAATATACGCCCTACAGCATTCGCGGCGGCCGGATCGGCGGCGGCGCCGGCTTTGAATACGCCACCCAATGGTCCTTCAGCTTCGGTGAGACCCTCACCTTTTTGCTGCCCTCCTTTTATGGCTTCGGCGGGATCACCTACTGGGGCGCTATGCCTTTTACTGACTATCCGAACTATATGGGGATTCTGCTGCTGGTATTGGCCATCCTGGCGGTAGCTGTCAGGCGAACCTGGTTTGTATGGACTTTGGCCGCCGGGGGACTCCTGGCCTACCTGCTGAGCCTCGGGCACAATTTCTTCCTTTACAAGCTGTTCTATAGTCTGTTTCCCTATTTCAACAAGTTCCGCGTTCCCTCCATGCTGCTGGTTCTGACGCAGTTCAGCGTGGCGGTGCTGGCAGGGATCGGTCTTGACGCTTTGGTGAGTTGGCTAACTGACCGGAAGCCGGAACAAGCGCGCCGGGTTCTGCTAGGAGCGGCCGGAGGCACCGTGATCCTGGCTATCGTGTTTCTGTTATCGGCCTCCCTGCTGGAAGGCACCTTCCCGGCAGCCAGGGGCGTCCCGGCACAGATGGCCACCCAGATCGACAGCCTGCGCATGTCCATGATCCGTACCGATGCGGTAGCACTCCTGTTCATTGGTGGGCTGGCGGTTGGAGGCCTGTATCTATGGCGGCAGGGTCGACTCCCCCGTACGTGGCTGTTGGGGGGGCTGGTGCTCCTGAGCATGGTGGACCTGGGCCGCATCGACCGGAAAATCATTGAGCCCTCACCCGACAGTATGCGCATTCCCGTTATGCAACCCAGGGCCTATATGAACCGCTACCTCAACAGTGATCCCCTGCTCGATTTCCTTGACAGTGACACTACAACCTTTCGCATCCTGCCCCTGGGAGCATTGCAGCAAGAGAATCGCTGGGCAATCGTAGGAGTGGAATCGGTCACGGGGTATCATGCCGCCAAACTAGCCAACTATAATCGATTCATGCAAGCCACAGGTTTCCAGAGCGAGGGTATTCTACGGATGCTCAATGTCAAGTACCTGGTAAGTCAGCAGCGGATTGACGATCCCCGCTTCAAGGAAGCCTTTGTGGGGCAGCTGTATACTGGCGGCCGCTTCCAGCCGGCGGGAGTCTTCGAGTTCGATGCCTTTCAAGACCGGGCCTGGTTCCCGCGCCGGGTTGAAGTTGCAGCGACGGCGGAAGAGATCTTCGCCAGACTGCTTGATCCCGGTTACGACCCGCGGGAGGTGGTATATGTCTATCAGGCGGACAGCCTGGCAACTATACCGCCAGGGGGAACAGGTCGGGTCCTTGAGGCATCCTGGCAGGCTGACCACCTGCGCTTGAGAGTGGAGGCCGCTGGGCCGGCTTTCCTGGTGCTGAGTGAGGTATATTACCCGGAAGGCTGGTGGGCGCACGTGGATGGTGAGGCCGTACCAATTCATGAAGTGAATACTATCCTGCGGGGTCTGGAGGTGCCCGCCGGGCGGCATGAG containing:
- a CDS encoding YfhO family protein, yielding MKTTGMLKVKPWMWAIIILLAAGLVLYYELFFGGYIFAGPDSLAPSATSAGIRAVERETGKIPLWMPWLFSGMPTIHSFTYISILYLPNAVLGLLSPILPAISSYLLHLIFAGFGCFLLLRRLGGSFYASLLGGTGFMLMPYLNTMLVHGHGSQMMTLVYLPWLIWGLMRLYDRTTLASAALLGLLVGMQLQRGHAQIAYYSLLMLGLFFLVMVVRSWRDADRSTGQKWRFIILFALAMVVGFGLAAALFLPIMKYTPYSIRGGRIGGGAGFEYATQWSFSFGETLTFLLPSFYGFGGITYWGAMPFTDYPNYMGILLLVLAILAVAVRRTWFVWTLAAGGLLAYLLSLGHNFFLYKLFYSLFPYFNKFRVPSMLLVLTQFSVAVLAGIGLDALVSWLTDRKPEQARRVLLGAAGGTVILAIVFLLSASLLEGTFPAARGVPAQMATQIDSLRMSMIRTDAVALLFIGGLAVGGLYLWRQGRLPRTWLLGGLVLLSMVDLGRIDRKIIEPSPDSMRIPVMQPRAYMNRYLNSDPLLDFLDSDTTTFRILPLGALQQENRWAIVGVESVTGYHAAKLANYNRFMQATGFQSEGILRMLNVKYLVSQQRIDDPRFKEAFVGQLYTGGRFQPAGVFEFDAFQDRAWFPRRVEVAATAEEIFARLLDPGYDPREVVYVYQADSLATIPPGGTGRVLEASWQADHLRLRVEAAGPAFLVLSEVYYPEGWWAHVDGEAVPIHEVNTILRGLEVPAGRHEITMDFEPADYRLGRLISRICLLLIVLGFIPAGIEKVRARR